In Physeter macrocephalus isolate SW-GA chromosome 2, ASM283717v5, whole genome shotgun sequence, a single window of DNA contains:
- the LOC112061926 gene encoding CREB-regulated transcription coactivator 3-like: MVSSDRSPLSFLPTEAQAQVSPPPPYPTPQDLPQPLLQQPQEAPSLPQSDFQLLPAQGSSLTNFLPDVSFDQQSMRPGPAFTRQVPLEQQGPREPQDSFHLRPNLYSSCGHFPNTILTGDSSTSLFKDLGSALAGMPEVGLNVDTPFPREEELQIEPPSLDGLNMLSGSGLGLLDPSTEETLRADLPWMHLLYLFLP; the protein is encoded by the exons ATGGTGTCCTCAGATCGAAGCCCGCTCTCCTTCCTGCCCACAGAAGCTCAAGCCCAAGTGTCACCCCCGCCCCCTTACCCCACGCCCCAGgacctcccccagcctctgctgcagcagccccaggaagccCCATCTCTGCCCCAGTCAGACTTCCAGCTCCTCCCAGCCCAG GGCTCATCTTTGACCAACTTCCTCCCAGATGTGAGCTTTGACCAGCAGTCCATGAGGCCAGGCCCAGCCTTTACTCGGCAG GTGCCCCTGGAGCAACAAGGTCCCCGAGAACCACAGGACTCCTTTCATTTGAGACCAAACCTGTATTCCAGCTGCGGGCATTTCCCAAACACCATCCTGACAG GAGACTCGAGCACCAGCCTGTTCAAAGACCTCGGCAGTGCTCTGGCAGGCATGCCGGAGGTCGGCCTAAACGTGGACACTCCGTTTCCACGGGAAGAAGAGCTCCAGATCGAACCCCCGAGCCTGGACGGACTTAACATGCTGAGTGGTTCCGGCCTGGGCCTGCTCGACCCCTCTACTGAAGAGACGCTTCGAGCTGACCTACCGTG GATGCACCTGCTGTACCTGTTCCTCCCATAG